In Neofelis nebulosa isolate mNeoNeb1 chromosome 10, mNeoNeb1.pri, whole genome shotgun sequence, one DNA window encodes the following:
- the C10H11orf24 gene encoding uncharacterized protein C11orf24 homolog isoform X2: protein MWTALVLVWISSLSLSESKAPSQDLRHLVFSQTANSSKNASVTAAVRVLNDTSGTMTVLTPPVTLTTGTLGADPSSPAVTAGSTFRTDTAGPAASGGPSPASAASTRRTPSSATAPGAAPAPAPSVSPLPRTTAPATSATVARTTAGTTANASAPTGTRGPPVASPAPPASPHALDASTRGPAVRASTARPGAGTTSGPTPTLADTTPEPTRPSTAPVAPVSTTAVTATEAQAREPAASTPPAPAPDSAPTPKVEATAPTTRPGPAPSTRGAAGPDTPRTPQQVRPETPPGTASTAPTPGSSGGSQVPASAPCPLSTQGPYLVVTTRPLPQALVNKSFLLAVLLLGVTLFLVVLVLLGLQAYESYRKKEYTQVDYLINGMYADSEM from the exons ATGTGGACAGCCCTTGTGCTCGTTTGGATTTCCTCCTTGTCCTTATCTGAAAGCAAAGCTCCATCCCAGGATCTAC GGCACCTAGTCTTTAGCCAGACAGCTAATTCATCCAAGAATGCCTCGGTGACGGCGGCTGTAAGAGTCCTTAATGACACGTCTGGAACGATGACCGTGCTGACGCCTCCTGTCACACTGACCACAGGGACTCTGGGGGCCGACCCCAGCTCTCCTGCAGTCACAGCAGGGAGCACATTCAGGACAGACACAGCTGGCCCGGCAGCCTCCGGGGGACCCTCACCAGCTTCGGCGGCGTCGACACGGCGGACCCCGTCCTCCGCGACCGCTCCCGGCGCAGCCCCCGCGCCGGCCCCGAGTGTCAGCCCGCTGCCAAGAACGACGGCGCCCGCGACGTCGGCCACCGTTGCTCGGACCACAGCTGGCACCACAGCAAATGCCAGCGCCCCGACAGGCACGCGCGGCCCTCCCGTAGCCAGCCCCGCGCCCCCCGCGAGTCCCCACGCGCTTGACGCGTCCACACGAGGCCCCGCCGTCCGGGCGTCGACGGCCCGGCCCGGGGCTGGCACGACAAGTGGGCCCACGCCCACCCTCGCCGACACAACCCCAGAGCCCACCCGCCCATCCACGGCTCCCGTGGCTCCCGTGTCCACCACAGCAGTGACCGCCACCGAGGCCCAGGCCCGGGAGCCGGCTGCCAGCACGCCGCCGGCACCGGCCCCTgactccgcccccacccccaaggtgGAGGCCACGGCCCCCACGACGCGGCCAGGCCCCGCGCCGTCTACCCGGGGAGCTGCGGGCCCAGACACGCCCCGGACGCCACAGCAGGTGCGGCCCGAAACCCCGCCTGGTACCGCGTCCACCGCCCCGACACCGGGGAGCTCGGGGGGCTCCCAGGTGCCAGCCTCGGCCCCGTGCCCGCTTAGCACGCAGGGCCCGTACCTGGTGGTCACCACCcggccccttccccaggccctgGTGAACAAAAGTTTCCTGCTGGCGGTGCTCTTGCTCGGGGTGACCCTCTTCCTCGTGGTCTTGGTTCTGCTGGGCCTGCAAGCCTACGAGAGCTACAGGAAGAAGGAGTACACGCAGGTAGACTATCTGATCAACGGGATGTACGCGGACTCCGAGATGTGA